The Silene latifolia isolate original U9 population chromosome X, ASM4854445v1, whole genome shotgun sequence genome contains the following window.
CACCGATTATCGAATTTACGCGTTAATTCTCGAAAGATTTGTTGCTGGAGGCGTTTATCTCCCTTATATCAAAGTCGTCAGGTGTCGGCGCTCGCGTGTTGAGAGGTCGGTGTTGATAGCGCCGTCGGCGATACAGTGGCGATGAATTTAAGCCTCTTCTTTATGGTTTGTGGTGGTTGGTTATGGAGGAAGGAGGTAAGGGAGTGAAGGGATGGAAAATTAATGGAGAATGATGAATGAAGTTGGAAAGGGAAGAAATAAATCCCACAACAAGAAGAAGATCCAGGAAGAAGAAGATAAGAAGATCTAATTAGGTTAATGTATTAGGATTTTTCTGGATTTTGATAAAATTTGAGTTTTGTAATTTGGGAAAAGTATTGATTTAGGAAGATGAAGATTGATAAACAATTGGAAAAAAAGTcctgaaaaaaaaaatccacAAGTGACCTGTTGGAAAACCCGTAATATCAGGTAAATTATGGGATCGGTTTAGTACAAGTTAAATGATGTTATAATTCGGATTTTTCTCAGTTAAACATTAggttggattaatatgagaagagaggccttaggttggattattctcatgaaataaccctaataataataataataataataataataataataataataataataataataataataataataataataataataataataataataataataataataataataataataataataataataataataataataataataataataataataataataataatgatgatgataataataatgataataataataataataataataacgataatgaTAATAACGATAATGATAATAACGATAATGATAATaacgatgataatgataatgatgatgataataataatgatgatgatgatgatgatgataataataatgatgatgataataataataatgatgatgatgatgatggtaacaataataataataaggattatttcataagaataatccatcctattggtggtctgcaaaaatcactccatcctatcaataatcccaattaaatccaacctaagcaccataccttctcataacgaaccaactgatattttttttaagtttatgttggaatattCGATAGGTTTTGGACAACCTAGCGGTATATGTGatgtttatgtgtaatattttcaagtgatgaatcaagtacttggtttatttgatacacataaacataaaaaaatatcagctggtttgttattagaaggtatgatgcttaggttggatttaattgagattattgataggatggagtgttTATTGCataccaccaataggatggattattcttatgaaataaccctaataataatactaataataataataatgaagatgatgatgatgatgatgatgatgatgatgatgatgatgatgatgatgatgatgatgatgatgatgatgatgatgatgatgatgatgatgatgatgatgatgatgatgatgatgaggatgaggatgaggatgaggatgaggatgatgatgatgatgatgatgatgataataataataataataatgtttgaAAGGGTCATCCAGACTATAAGAGTATCATTGTTGATGCTTGGAATACTTCTAGTTATGGGACACCTATGTTTCAGTTGTTTCACAAGCTGAAGAAAGTGCGCCATTCTCTTCAACTCCTACACAAAAAAGACTTCTCAAACATCTTTGATAAAGTACAAGtccttaggaagcagttggataaTTGCCAGACTGTACTCCAAGCTGACTTGTTCTCTCTTGAATTACTTGAAAAAGAAAAAGACATGGCTAAACAATATGCTGCTTTAAGCAAGCAGGAATTGGATATCTTATTTCAAAGAGCAAAGGTGCACAACATTAAGAAAGGAGATTGCCCATCAAGCTTCTTCTTTTCTAAAGCTGCCCTGAGGAAGCATCACAACACTATTGGTATGATACAGGACAAGGGGGGTACTCTCAGATATGGTATTGAAAATGTAAACTGTGCTTTTGTTGAATATTATACTGAGCTTCTTAGAGGGTCTCCTCCAGTGGAGCCAATACCTGATAGAATACTTTCTGCTGGCCCTAAAGTGAATGTAGCTGCTGGTGATGCTCTTATTGCTCCCATTACCAGAACTGAGATTAAACAAGCTTTGTTTAGTATATCTTCAACCAAAAGCCTTGGGCAGGATGGCTTCTCTTCTGGATTTTTCAAGCATTCTTGGGATATTATTGAGGATGTTTTTTTGTCTTGCAGTTGAGGAGTACTTCAAAAAAGGGAGAATGATGAGGAAGGTAAACACTACTCTTCTTGCTTTGGTTCCCAAGAAAGAGGTACCTCTTACTGTCCAGGATTTTAGACCTATAGCATGCTGTTCTGTGGTGTATAAGACTATTAGAAAGATCTTAGCTAATAGGCTTCCGCAAGTTTTACCTGAATTAGTGGGGAATGAGCAAGCTGCATTCATCAAAGGTCGaaatatatttgaaaacattATGATGTCATAAAATCTTATAAAGGGGTACAATCAAGGCTTAATATCTCCTAGGTGTTTAATCAAGGTTGATATTAGAAAGGCCTTTGATTCTCTTCAATGGGACATCATAAGGCAGATGTTCCATGGTTTGGGATTCCCTCCTCAATTTGTCAAGTGGATTATAGGCTGCATTACTTCTACTTGGTTTTCTTTGAAGATTAATGGTGCACTTAGTGTTTTCTTCCCTGGTTAGTCTAGAGTCAAACAAGGGGACCCTCTATCCCCATATATATTTGTTCTTAGCATGGAAATCCTATCTAGGCAGCTTAGAGGACTCCATCTCCTTCCTCAAGTATCATCTCATCCTAAGTGTGCTAAACTCAGATTGAACCATCTgatttttgctgatgatcttatTGTCTTTGTGAGGGGGGATGTCCTATCTGTTGCTGCAATAGCTCAGTGTCTATCTGATTTTACTAAGATCTCTGATTTGCATGCTAACCCAGCAAAGACAAGCATTTACTATGGTGGGTATGTAGCTGTTAGGAGGCAAATTGGTGGCCTCACTAAATACTCTGAGGAGAGCTTTCTTTTTAGATATTTGGGGGTTATACTAAATCCTGGGAAATTGGCCCCTAATATGTTTAAAACCATGGTGGATAAGGTTCAGTCAGCTATCCATCATTGGACTGGAAATCTCCTCTCCTATGCTGGTAAAATTCAGCTCATTAATTCTGTTTTATTTGGCCTTGAGAATTACTGGTGTTCAGCTCTCCTTCTCCCTAGAGTTGTTGCTAAGCTGGTTAATAAACTCTGCAAGGATTATTTTTGTGGGATTCCTactggaaaaagaaaaatgatcttTCAAAGTTGGAAATCTATCTACTTACCATGGAATGAAGGTGGTTTTAATATTAAAGAACTTCTGAGCTGGAACAAAGCCTTACTAAGCAGATGGGTTTGGTTGTTAACCCAAGATAGGGAGGGTATTTAGGATCAATGGACCAGAGATTACAACATGATGGGGGCTTCATTTTTGACCTCTAAAAGTAAGCCTCATCATGATGAAAGTTGGAGAGCTATCCTAAAAGTTAGAGACTATCTATTGGATACTACAGGTGATCAGAATGCTGCTCAGGTCATGCTTAACTCGTGTGTCTTGAAGGGTCACTTTGTAGTCAGGAAAGCTTATGATATTTTTTGGACCAAGCATCAGAAACTTGGTTGGACCAGAGTGTTATCCTACTCTGAGATTCTTCCCAAGCATCGAATATGTATTTTCCAGGCTACTCAAAAAGTTCTATCTACTGTAGACAGGATAAGTACTCGTGGTTATCCTCTAGTCAACTGGTGTTGCCTGTGCAAGTGTGCTCTTGAGTCTCATAGGCACCTATTTTTCCGCTGCCAGTATTCTCAGCATGTCCGTAGACTGATGCTACAATGGCTTGGCTTCCATGGCTCATGGTCTGCTCTTGATTTGAAGGACTGGTTATACAGGCTTTTGCATAAGAATTACCTACCCAACTGGAAGATTATCCTTATTTCAAGTTGCCTGGAtggtttggtttttgttatttgggAGGAGAGGAATAACCGTATCTTCAATGGTTGCATCAGGAGTCCTGAACTTGTTGCTACTCAGCTTCAGTGGGTCTTAAAAACTCGTCTTCCAGTTAGCAGTGTTTCTTAACTTAGATGTTGGACTGAGAATAACTAGTTTGGTCTAGCAGATTATGATCTCTTAGTTGCATTTTGTTGGTGTTTTGCTTTTTTGTAAGATCTTTCTCATTTATTTCCCCTTTGCGGATGAATATAGATGAGTATaacttttttgaaaaaaaaaaattaataaaaataaataaataataataaaaaaaaaattaataaaaaaaattaataataataataaggaaaaatggcaAATTACTACCTATTATGGTCATGAATTTTCAAAATACTACGTAATATACTCAATTATTCATAGTACTACCTATATAGTTACAACTATTCTCAAATTGCTACCTAATAAGCTAAATGAGGTCATAATTGATGTTAAATCATCAAAAAATCAGAAATTAATGTGGTATAATCATTTTGACCATCTTTACACACTTAAACTCGCCATCATCTTCTACACCTATACTACCACCACAGAAAATCAGCCACCACCACAATACGCCAACATCACCTTGGCCCCACAATTTTCGATTATCACCACTAACACCTCCACAACCTAACTATGCCTTCGTTATCACCCCAATCTACCCTAATCCATTCACACCCTACACCATATCCACCACCTTAGAGCCACCAAAATCCCACTTTTAATTTATCCAAAAACCACCCTATTaaaaccaccaccaccattgCGGCATCGTACCCAAGTCCCACACAAAAGAAAATTCTAGATATGAGGTGATTGGTTATGGCAACAATGGTAGGAGGCAGAACGGAATAGTGGTATGTGATGTGAGGATGGTGACATGGAGTGGGATGGTGTTGGGTGTTAGAGGATGTGGATGTTGGCGGTGGATGTTGATAGTGGTGGTGGGTTAGATGAACATGATGA
Protein-coding sequences here:
- the LOC141617258 gene encoding uncharacterized protein LOC141617258, producing MFQLFHKLKKVRHSLQLLHKKDFSNIFDKVQVLRKQLDNCQTVLQADLFSLELLEKEKDMAKQYAALSKQELDILFQRAKVHNIKKGDCPSSFFFSKAALRKHHNTIGMIQDKGGTLRYGIENVNCAFVEYYTELLRGSPPVEPIPDRILSAGPKVNVAAGDALIAPITRTEIKQALFIEEYFKKGRMMRKVNTTLLALVPKKEVPLTVQDFRPIACCSVVYKTIRKILANRLPQGYNQGLISPRCLIKVDIRKAFDSLQWDIIRQMFHGLGFPPQFVKWIIGCITSTWFSLKINGALSVFFPG
- the LOC141617259 gene encoding uncharacterized protein LOC141617259, which gives rise to MGASFLTSKSKPHHDESWRAILKVRDYLLDTTGDQNAAQVMLNSCVLKGHFVVRKAYDIFWTKHQKLGWTRVLSYSEILPKHRICIFQATQKVLSTVDRISTRGYPLVNWCCLCKCALESHRHLFFRCQYSQHVRRLMLQWLGFHGSWSALDLKDWLYRLLHKNYLPNWKIILISSCLDGLVFVIWEERNNRIFNGCIRSPELVATQLQWVLKTRLPVSSVS